A portion of the Etheostoma spectabile isolate EspeVRDwgs_2016 unplaced genomic scaffold, UIUC_Espe_1.0 scaffold00004756, whole genome shotgun sequence genome contains these proteins:
- the LOC116677287 gene encoding LOW QUALITY PROTEIN: growth/differentiation factor 2-like (The sequence of the model RefSeq protein was modified relative to this genomic sequence to represent the inferred CDS: inserted 3 bases in 2 codons): MQSSRSFLFQVCVCLVASICSCTCKALNNDIQNEHHERLYSQLLEEDLLEEEDTNSKMENLPGIMKEVFLRKLNLSDVPQENSKIYPPQFMMELYNKYASDSLANPQSDVIRSFTVQDISLSVTNGTKSKYRLQFNISIPNHEKITTAELHLFFFPDATSTVSFHNFKSTIKVYEVDYNNFTSTTQLLVGKEVTSLENTWETFDLTLFIQRWIKAGHAATVFDVVVDRKDCGGSKGGEEGAGCLNMSVSFGDNTSAALIVFSDDLGSRSRETKKELREMILREEETILHXGADWNRGELPNEIPEDHHLRRKKRKAEREYCRRTSLKVNFKDIGWDSWIVAPPEYDAFECRGLCYHPLTDEMTPSKHALIQTLLNIKNPKXANMACCVPIKLDPITVMYQENGRLTIRYLYEEMKVAECGCR; the protein is encoded by the exons ATGCAGAGCTCCAGATCATTCCtgttccaggtgtgtgtgtgtctggtggcTTCTATTTGTTCTTGCACCTGTAAAGCTCTCAACAATGACATCCAGAATGAGCATCATGAGAGACTCTACTCGCAGCTGTTAGAGGAGGACCTACTGGAGGAGGAAGACACAAACTCCAAGATGGAGAACCTCCCGGGTATCATGAAGGAGGTTTTTCTGAGGAAACTCAACCTGTCGGATGTTCCTCAGGAGAACAGTAAGATCTACCCCCCTCAGTTTATGATGGAGCTCTACAATAAGTACGCCTCGGACAGCTTGGCAAACCCTCAGTCTGATGTCATACGAAGCTTCACTGTCCAAG ATATCTCCCTCTCTGTGACAAATGGCACAAAGTCAAAGTACAGGCTGCAGTTCAACATCAGCATCCCCAACCATGAAAAGATCactactgctgaactacacctCTTCTTCTTCCCAGATGCCACGTCAACCGTCAGCTTCCACAATTTCAAGTCCACCATCAAAGTCTATGAAGTGGATTACAACAATTTCACATCCACCACCCAACTGTTGGTTGGCAAAGAGGTGACAAGCctggagaacacatgggagacGTTTGATTTGACCCTATTTATTCAGAGGTGGATCAAGGCGGGCCATGCAGCAACTGTTTTTGATGTAGTGGTTGATAGGAAGGACTGTGGGGGCTCTAAAGGTGGAGAAGAAGGAGCAGgctgtttgaatatgagtgtgTCTTTTGGAGATAACACTTCAGCAGCTTTAATAGTCTTCTCAGATGACCTGGGTAGCAGGAGTAGGGAGACAAAGAAGGAATTAAGAGAGATGATCCTCCGCGAAGAAGAAACCATCTTAC TCGGCGCCGACTGGAACAGAGGAGAGCTTCCAAACGAGATCCCGGAGGATCATCATCTacggagaaagaaaagaaaggcagAGAGGGAATATTGCCGGCGGACCTCTCTCAAAGTCAACTTTAAAGACATTGGATGGGACAGCTGGATTGTGGCGCCTCCAGAATATGATGCCTTTGAATGTCGAGGCCTGTGTTACCACCCATTGACGGACGAAATGACTCCGTCAAAACACGCCCTCATCCAGACGCTGCTCAACATCAAGAACCCCAA GGCCAATATGGCTTGCTGTGTCCCCATTAAACTGGACCCCATCACAGTAATGTACCAGGAGAATGGACGCCTAACTATAAGATACCTTTATGAAGAGATGAAAGTGGCAGAGTGTGGCTGCAGGTAG